A window of Phyllobacterium sp. T1293 contains these coding sequences:
- a CDS encoding DNA polymerase III subunit delta': protein MSDTVLDVPATHDSIDGIPAPSANPALFGHMAVRSFLGQAYQSGHMHHALLLEGPQGVGKTTLAFHLAGHMLKHPVQHDAPLELDNPDYSVAPYRQIATGTHLAILHISRPLDAKTGKFKTGITVDEIRRVTHFLNRTAHDGAWRIVIVDPADDMNRNAANALLKTLEEPPQRTLFILISHSSGRLLPTIRSRCQSIRFEGLDRQDLLSALETIGLGADQVPDTEALVAHADGSVRKAALLVAFGGLEISQTIDAILTKPVFDVPKAQALGTALSGRDSEIQFDLFLEDIFSRLAAKARAAAAKGAVAEANQWSTLWQEMQSEAREADAFNLDRKQSVLIFLDRMHRALLAG, encoded by the coding sequence ATGAGTGATACTGTTCTTGATGTTCCAGCCACGCATGATTCCATTGATGGCATTCCGGCGCCGTCAGCCAATCCAGCCTTGTTTGGCCATATGGCTGTGCGCTCGTTTCTGGGACAGGCCTATCAATCCGGCCATATGCACCATGCATTGCTGCTCGAAGGGCCACAGGGCGTCGGCAAGACCACACTGGCATTCCATCTTGCCGGGCACATGCTCAAACATCCGGTTCAGCATGATGCGCCGCTGGAGCTTGATAACCCTGACTATTCCGTTGCGCCTTACCGGCAGATTGCCACGGGCACGCATTTGGCCATCTTGCATATCAGCCGTCCGCTTGATGCGAAAACCGGAAAATTCAAGACCGGCATTACTGTCGACGAGATCCGCCGCGTCACGCACTTTCTCAATCGAACAGCGCATGATGGTGCTTGGCGCATCGTGATTGTCGATCCGGCTGATGACATGAATCGCAATGCTGCCAATGCTTTACTGAAGACTCTTGAAGAACCACCGCAGCGTACGCTGTTCATTTTGATCTCACATTCCTCCGGGCGTTTGCTGCCGACAATCCGGTCGCGCTGCCAATCTATTCGCTTTGAAGGACTGGACCGCCAGGACCTGTTATCAGCGCTTGAAACAATCGGTCTTGGTGCGGATCAGGTGCCCGATACGGAAGCGCTCGTCGCCCATGCGGATGGCAGCGTGCGCAAGGCGGCTCTGCTGGTGGCCTTTGGCGGCCTTGAAATATCGCAGACGATTGATGCCATCTTGACCAAGCCGGTTTTTGATGTACCGAAGGCCCAGGCGCTTGGAACGGCCTTGTCGGGCCGTGATTCCGAAATCCAGTTCGATCTCTTTCTTGAGGACATTTTCTCGCGCCTGGCGGCAAAGGCGAGGGCCGCCGCTGCAAAAGGCGCTGTTGCCGAGGCCAATCAATGGTCGACGCTTTGGCAGGAGATGCAGAGCGAAGCACGGGAAGCCGATGCTTTCAATCTTGATCGCAAGCAGTCCGTTCTTATCTTTCTGGACAGGATGCACCGCGCACTGCTTGCCGGTTGA
- the metG gene encoding methionine--tRNA ligase: protein MSRETFYITTAISYPNGSPHIGHAYELIATDAIARFNRHDGKDVFFLSGTDEHGIKMHQTARKEGITPRELADRNAKLFRDMGYALNASYDDFIRTTEERHYKSSQAIWQKMVEAGDIYKDSYAGWYSVRDEAYYQEDETEVRADGVRYGPQGSPVEWLEEESYFFRLSAYQDRLLTLYADNPGFIGPDERRNEVVSFVKSGLKDLSISRTTFDWGIPVPGDEKHVMYVWVDALTNYLTAIGYPDETAEKWRYWPADVHIIGKDIIRFHAVYWPAFLLSAGIELPKRVFGHGFVFNRGEKMSKSVGNVIDPFTLVEHYGLDQVRYFLLREVPFGQDGNYSHEAIVNRTNADLANDLGNLAQRSLSMINKNCEAKVPQPGALTEVDKAILDQAVAALETARKAVGSQAMHLALGAIFAVVAEANRYFASQEPWALKKTDPARMETVLYVTAEVIRRVGILCQPFIPGSAAKLLDVLAVPADKRNFSDLLGGTELVPGADLPAPQPIFPRYVETDKEA, encoded by the coding sequence ATGAGCCGCGAAACATTTTACATCACAACAGCCATTTCCTATCCGAATGGCAGTCCGCATATCGGTCACGCTTACGAGCTGATCGCGACGGACGCGATTGCCCGTTTCAACCGTCATGACGGTAAGGATGTGTTCTTCCTCAGCGGCACCGACGAGCATGGCATCAAGATGCATCAGACGGCACGCAAGGAAGGCATTACGCCGCGCGAATTGGCCGATAGAAATGCCAAGCTTTTCCGTGACATGGGCTATGCTTTGAATGCGTCCTATGATGATTTCATCCGCACCACCGAGGAGCGGCATTACAAGTCATCGCAGGCGATTTGGCAGAAGATGGTGGAAGCGGGGGATATCTACAAGGATTCCTATGCCGGTTGGTATTCCGTGCGCGATGAAGCCTATTATCAGGAAGATGAAACGGAAGTGCGCGCCGATGGCGTGCGCTATGGGCCGCAGGGTTCTCCCGTCGAATGGCTTGAGGAAGAAAGCTATTTCTTCCGCCTTTCGGCCTATCAGGATCGTCTTCTCACGCTTTATGCGGATAATCCCGGCTTTATCGGGCCGGATGAGCGGCGCAACGAAGTTGTGTCCTTCGTCAAATCAGGCCTCAAAGACCTGTCCATATCGCGCACGACATTCGACTGGGGCATTCCTGTTCCCGGCGATGAAAAGCATGTCATGTATGTCTGGGTCGATGCGCTGACCAACTATCTTACCGCCATAGGCTATCCTGACGAGACCGCCGAAAAGTGGCGTTATTGGCCAGCCGATGTACACATTATCGGTAAGGATATTATTCGCTTCCATGCTGTCTATTGGCCCGCATTCCTGCTTTCCGCAGGCATTGAGCTGCCAAAGCGCGTGTTCGGCCACGGTTTCGTGTTCAACCGCGGCGAGAAAATGTCAAAGTCGGTCGGCAATGTCATCGATCCGTTCACATTGGTTGAGCATTACGGGCTTGATCAGGTGCGCTATTTCCTGCTGCGTGAAGTGCCTTTCGGTCAGGACGGCAATTACAGCCACGAGGCCATTGTCAATCGCACCAATGCGGACCTTGCCAATGATCTTGGTAATCTGGCGCAGCGCTCGCTGTCGATGATCAACAAAAACTGTGAAGCCAAGGTGCCGCAGCCCGGCGCATTGACAGAGGTCGACAAGGCAATCCTTGATCAGGCCGTGGCGGCGCTGGAAACCGCCCGCAAGGCGGTTGGAAGCCAAGCCATGCATCTGGCGCTTGGAGCAATCTTTGCGGTGGTGGCCGAAGCCAACAGGTATTTCGCCTCACAGGAGCCATGGGCGCTGAAAAAGACCGATCCGGCGCGGATGGAAACCGTTCTCTATGTGACGGCGGAAGTGATCCGGCGCGTGGGTATCCTGTGCCAGCCGTTCATTCCGGGCTCAGCGGCGAAGCTGCTTGATGTTCTTGCTGTACCCGCAGACAAGCGTAACTTTAGCGACCTGCTTGGTGGCACCGAACTTGTGCCCGGTGCGGATTTACCTGCACCGCAGCCGATTTTCCCGCGTTACGTCGAGACTGACAAAGAAGCCTGA
- a CDS encoding TatD family hydrolase: MLVDSHCHLDFPDFAEERDAIVQRALDLGVVRLVTICTRVRKFDGIIKIAEQYDSVYASVGTHPNNAHEELDITADDLIKLAEHPKVVAIGEAGLDYHYDYAPPEAQAQGLRTHIAAARVTGLPLVIHARSADEDMISILREESGKGAFPFILHCFSSGAELARVGVELGGYVSFSGILTFKNSPEIREIAKNVPRDRLLVETDAPYLAPMPHRGKRNEPSFVTHTAAVLAETIGVGVEEIGRLTTDNVFRLFTKMPRPAHA; this comes from the coding sequence ATGCTTGTCGACAGCCATTGCCATCTGGATTTTCCGGATTTTGCCGAAGAACGCGATGCCATTGTCCAGCGGGCGCTGGATCTTGGCGTTGTGCGGCTCGTGACCATCTGTACGCGTGTTCGCAAGTTTGATGGCATCATCAAAATCGCCGAACAATATGACAGTGTTTACGCCTCTGTCGGTACACATCCCAACAATGCGCATGAGGAACTCGACATTACTGCCGATGATCTCATTAAACTCGCTGAGCACCCGAAAGTGGTGGCGATCGGTGAGGCGGGGCTCGACTATCATTATGACTATGCACCGCCGGAAGCGCAGGCGCAGGGGCTTCGCACACATATTGCTGCTGCCCGTGTCACCGGCTTGCCGCTCGTCATTCATGCCCGCAGCGCCGATGAGGACATGATTTCAATTTTGCGGGAAGAATCAGGGAAGGGGGCCTTCCCTTTCATTCTGCACTGCTTTTCCTCTGGTGCCGAATTGGCGCGCGTCGGCGTCGAGCTTGGCGGCTATGTTTCCTTCTCCGGAATTTTGACGTTCAAGAATTCACCCGAGATACGCGAAATCGCCAAAAATGTGCCGCGTGACCGGCTGCTGGTTGAAACGGACGCACCTTATCTCGCGCCAATGCCGCATCGTGGCAAGCGTAACGAACCGAGCTTTGTCACACATACCGCTGCTGTTCTGGCGGAAACCATCGGTGTCGGCGTTGAGGAAATTGGCCGGCTGACCACTGATAATGTGTTCCGCTTGTTCACCAAGATGCCAAGGCCCGCTCATGCCTGA
- a CDS encoding MBL fold metallo-hydrolase: protein MPDRLRFTILGCGSSPGVPRINGDWGNCDPDNPKNRRRRASLLVERIADNGGVTTVIIDTGPDFRSQMIDFGSGRLDAVVYTHAHADHIHGLDDLRTFVIDRRSLMDIYADLATQRRLVEGFGYCFKTPEGSSYPPILRPHEIVHHEAFEIEGAGGSIRFLPLPQVHGDILSLAFRIGDVAYCSDVSAFPETTAAQLDGLDILIIDALQYRAHPSHFSLDESMEWIDKLKPRRAILTHMHVPLDYETVMQGTPDNVEPAFDGLSFEVEA from the coding sequence ATGCCTGATCGCTTGCGCTTTACCATTCTCGGCTGCGGTTCGTCTCCGGGCGTGCCACGCATCAATGGTGACTGGGGCAATTGCGATCCTGACAATCCAAAAAACCGCCGGCGTCGCGCTTCACTGCTGGTGGAACGCATTGCCGATAATGGTGGCGTTACCACTGTGATTATCGATACGGGGCCGGACTTCCGCTCGCAGATGATCGATTTCGGCTCCGGACGGCTCGATGCGGTTGTCTATACCCATGCGCATGCGGACCACATTCACGGACTTGACGATCTCAGGACCTTTGTCATCGACCGGCGCAGCCTGATGGATATCTATGCCGATCTGGCAACGCAGCGCCGTCTCGTTGAGGGATTTGGCTATTGCTTCAAAACGCCTGAAGGTTCGAGCTATCCACCGATCCTGCGGCCACACGAGATCGTGCATCACGAAGCTTTTGAAATTGAAGGAGCGGGCGGTTCCATCCGTTTTCTGCCATTGCCGCAGGTGCATGGCGATATTCTGTCCCTGGCTTTCCGGATTGGTGATGTGGCCTATTGTTCCGATGTCAGCGCCTTTCCGGAGACGACAGCGGCGCAACTGGATGGCCTTGATATTCTGATCATTGATGCCCTTCAATATCGCGCACACCCAAGCCATTTTTCTCTCGATGAATCAATGGAGTGGATCGACAAGCTAAAGCCGCGTCGAGCAATTCTCACGCATATGCATGTGCCGCTGGACTATGAAACAGTCATGCAGGGCACGCCTGATAATGTCGAACCGGCCTTTGATGGCCTGTCATTTGAGGTTGAGGCATGA
- a CDS encoding YbaK/EbsC family protein has translation MSKSVERVRQAAHEAGLEIEIRQMADSTHTAEDAAIQCGVTVAQIVKSLIFQGTDTQQLYLFLVSGPRQLDLAKAAKLTGETLHRADPKHIRKETGFAIGGVSPLGHLIDIKAYADNTLMQFDVVWAAAGGTNFVFPAEPHALMKAAKAEIADITS, from the coding sequence ATGAGCAAAAGCGTTGAGCGCGTTCGTCAGGCAGCCCACGAAGCGGGTCTTGAGATCGAAATCCGCCAGATGGCCGATTCAACCCATACGGCCGAAGATGCGGCTATCCAATGCGGTGTGACGGTTGCACAGATTGTTAAATCGCTGATTTTTCAGGGTACAGATACGCAGCAGCTCTATTTGTTTCTGGTTTCCGGGCCGCGGCAGCTTGATCTTGCCAAAGCAGCAAAATTGACCGGCGAAACGCTGCATCGCGCCGATCCAAAACACATCCGCAAGGAAACCGGCTTTGCCATTGGCGGCGTATCGCCATTGGGCCACCTGATCGATATCAAGGCCTATGCGGACAATACACTGATGCAATTTGATGTTGTGTGGGCTGCAGCAGGCGGGACAAACTTCGTTTTTCCGGCGGAGCCGCATGCACTGATGAAGGCAGCAAAAGCAGAAATCGCTGATATTACGAGTTAA
- the mazG gene encoding nucleoside triphosphate pyrophosphohydrolase, whose translation MKPSRDITRLLDIMQALRTPVTGCPWDIEQDFKSIAPYTLEEAFEVIDAIERDDIDDLREELGDLLLQVVFHARMAEEMNAFDFGDVVQAITHKMIRRHPHVFGEDSARGAGLAKGMWDKIKAEEKAERRERRAALNLGAVEPSGFLDDIPHGFPALMRALKLQQKAAKVGFDWSEAAPILDKIEEEIGELKQAIANGDKENTEEEYGDLLFAIVNLGRHLNLEPESALRGTNEKFRSRFHYIERKLNEQKQTLDAATLDEMEALWQEAKTAK comes from the coding sequence ATGAAACCATCACGCGACATCACCCGCCTTCTCGACATCATGCAAGCTCTGCGCACGCCTGTAACCGGCTGTCCCTGGGATATTGAACAGGATTTCAAATCCATCGCGCCCTATACGCTTGAGGAAGCGTTCGAGGTGATCGATGCCATTGAGCGTGATGATATTGATGATCTGCGCGAAGAACTGGGTGATCTACTGCTGCAGGTCGTGTTCCATGCGCGCATGGCTGAAGAGATGAACGCCTTTGATTTTGGCGATGTGGTTCAGGCGATCACTCACAAGATGATACGCCGCCATCCGCACGTTTTTGGCGAGGACTCTGCGCGTGGCGCGGGCTTGGCCAAAGGCATGTGGGACAAGATCAAGGCCGAGGAAAAAGCCGAACGGCGTGAACGCCGTGCTGCACTCAATCTTGGTGCCGTGGAGCCGAGCGGCTTCCTTGACGATATTCCGCATGGCTTCCCTGCCCTGATGCGTGCGCTCAAACTACAGCAGAAGGCCGCCAAGGTAGGCTTTGACTGGTCGGAGGCTGCGCCCATTCTCGACAAGATCGAGGAAGAAATCGGCGAGTTGAAACAGGCTATCGCCAATGGTGACAAAGAAAATACGGAGGAAGAATATGGCGACTTGCTATTTGCCATTGTCAATCTCGGCCGCCATCTGAATCTCGAACCAGAAAGCGCCCTGCGCGGAACCAACGAAAAGTTCCGCTCCCGTTTTCACTATATCGAGCGCAAGCTGAACGAGCAGAAACAGACGCTCGACGCGGCAACGCTTGATGAGATGGAAGCGCTTTGGCAGGAAGCAAAAACCGCCAAATAA
- a CDS encoding HAD family hydrolase, whose translation MSETAVRISAVLFDMDGVLVDSRAVIERAWREAAQLYGHQITEDDIHNHIHGQPGPHTISTLFHDLPRSDQEKIQAHVIHIENTADYEPIPGVERTIARLAAAGITIGLVTSGWQYKIDRVLELLHAQSLFSVIVQRDDVVRGKPYPDPYLLAAERLGIPASRTMVFEDAISGVTSAVTAGAYCVGIGGEELMRSGAKIVIPDFEGVEVQPGGPGVSTLSCKPGHELFIEQLPARM comes from the coding sequence ATGAGTGAAACTGCGGTGAGGATATCGGCGGTTTTGTTCGATATGGATGGCGTTCTGGTTGATTCCAGAGCTGTCATTGAGCGTGCATGGCGCGAAGCCGCACAGCTTTACGGACACCAGATCACCGAGGACGATATCCACAACCACATCCATGGTCAGCCCGGACCGCACACCATCAGTACGCTGTTTCATGATCTACCACGCTCCGACCAGGAGAAGATTCAGGCGCACGTCATCCACATAGAGAACACTGCCGATTACGAGCCCATCCCCGGCGTTGAGCGGACCATTGCCCGCCTCGCTGCCGCCGGGATCACAATTGGCCTCGTGACGAGTGGATGGCAGTATAAAATCGATCGCGTGCTTGAATTGCTCCATGCACAATCGCTGTTCTCCGTGATTGTTCAGCGCGATGATGTGGTGCGCGGCAAGCCATATCCCGATCCCTATCTGCTCGCGGCTGAACGGCTGGGCATTCCGGCCTCCAGAACAATGGTATTCGAGGACGCTATCAGCGGCGTCACATCGGCAGTAACAGCCGGTGCATATTGTGTTGGCATTGGCGGTGAAGAATTAATGCGCAGCGGTGCAAAGATCGTCATCCCCGACTTCGAGGGTGTGGAAGTACAGCCGGGCGGTCCCGGCGTCTCGACACTCTCGTGCAAACCGGGACACGAGCTGTTCATCGAACAGTTGCCTGCTCGTATGTAA
- the hflX gene encoding GTPase HflX has product MTKETRRNAQNPGGTTNNGETAREATRAIVIVPVLPQRFSVGGKDDDHGRMKHQPEFQRSDDARLEEAEGLARAIDLDIVHSDIVQVSAPRPATLLGTGKVETIHEIIEASHAELVIVDHSLTPVQQRNLEKAWNAKVLDRTGLILEIFGRRAQTKEGALQVELAHLTYQKGRLVRSWTHLERQRGGGGFLGGPGETQIEADRRALQEKILRIKRELETVVQTRTLHRSKRKKVPHPVVALVGYTNAGKSTLFNRLTGAGVVAEDMLFATLDPTLRRIRLEHGETIILSDTVGFISSLPTHLVAAFRATLEEVVEADLILHIRDISDPDTAAQSEDVHAIMTSLGIERGDTKRILEVWNKIDKLDEAGRESAQRLSAAVKGIEHPIPVSAITGEGVDALLKEIENRIAGKLEHVKITLRPDQMRLMDWIYQHSSNVKRKDLDDGSVALTMDMTVASHANLDEKLLRRNNS; this is encoded by the coding sequence TTGACCAAAGAAACACGGCGTAACGCGCAAAATCCTGGCGGAACCACCAATAATGGTGAGACCGCCAGAGAAGCCACGCGCGCAATCGTCATTGTACCGGTTTTGCCGCAACGCTTTTCCGTGGGCGGTAAGGACGATGACCATGGCCGCATGAAGCACCAGCCGGAATTCCAGCGCAGCGACGATGCGCGGCTGGAAGAGGCTGAAGGTTTGGCGCGTGCCATTGATCTGGATATTGTTCATTCTGACATCGTGCAGGTTTCGGCTCCGCGTCCAGCCACTTTGCTGGGCACTGGCAAAGTCGAAACCATCCACGAGATCATCGAAGCCTCCCACGCGGAACTGGTGATCGTTGATCATTCGCTGACGCCGGTACAGCAACGTAATCTCGAAAAAGCATGGAATGCCAAGGTTCTCGACAGAACCGGGCTCATTCTTGAAATTTTCGGGCGGCGCGCGCAGACGAAAGAGGGCGCCTTGCAGGTGGAACTTGCCCATCTGACCTATCAGAAGGGCCGTCTGGTTCGCAGCTGGACCCACCTTGAACGCCAGCGCGGCGGTGGCGGCTTCCTCGGCGGTCCGGGTGAAACGCAGATCGAGGCCGACAGACGCGCCTTGCAGGAAAAGATCCTGCGCATCAAGCGCGAGCTGGAAACAGTTGTGCAGACACGCACATTGCACCGGAGCAAGCGTAAAAAAGTGCCGCATCCGGTTGTGGCGCTTGTCGGCTATACCAATGCGGGCAAATCAACACTGTTCAACCGGCTGACCGGAGCAGGGGTTGTGGCTGAAGATATGCTCTTCGCCACGCTTGACCCGACGCTGCGCCGTATCCGGCTGGAACATGGTGAGACGATTATCCTGTCCGATACGGTGGGTTTCATCTCCAGCCTTCCGACGCACCTCGTGGCCGCTTTCCGGGCAACGCTGGAAGAGGTGGTGGAAGCCGACCTTATCCTGCATATCAGGGATATTTCCGATCCGGATACCGCCGCACAGTCGGAAGATGTGCATGCAATCATGACCAGCCTTGGCATTGAGCGCGGCGATACAAAACGCATTCTTGAAGTGTGGAACAAGATCGACAAGCTTGATGAAGCGGGCCGCGAGTCCGCACAGCGTCTGAGCGCTGCGGTCAAGGGCATTGAACATCCCATTCCAGTATCGGCAATCACAGGTGAGGGCGTCGATGCTCTGCTCAAGGAAATCGAGAACCGCATTGCCGGCAAGCTTGAGCATGTCAAGATCACCCTGCGGCCCGACCAGATGCGCCTGATGGACTGGATTTACCAGCATTCCAGCAATGTGAAGCGCAAGGATCTGGACGACGGTTCTGTTGCACTCACCATGGATATGACTGTCGCATCTCACGCCAATCTCGACGAGAAATTATTGCGCCGGAACAACAGTTAA
- the hfq gene encoding RNA chaperone Hfq, with protein sequence MAERSQNLQDLFLNSVRKQKISLTIFLINGVKLTGIVTSFDNFCVLLRRDGHSQLVYKHAISTIMPSQPVQMFEAEAEDSD encoded by the coding sequence ATGGCTGAACGATCGCAGAATCTTCAGGACCTTTTTCTGAACTCCGTCAGAAAACAGAAGATTTCTCTGACAATTTTCCTCATTAATGGCGTCAAACTGACCGGTATTGTCACTTCCTTCGACAATTTCTGCGTGCTGTTGCGCCGCGACGGCCATTCACAGCTCGTCTACAAACATGCCATCTCGACCATTATGCCGAGCCAGCCTGTCCAGATGTTCGAAGCTGAGGCCGAAGACAGCGACTGA
- a CDS encoding D-amino-acid transaminase — protein MSRIAYVNGQYIPHASAGVHIEDRGYQFADGVYEVCEIARGNIMDMTRHLDRLGRSLSELRIAWPMNRKALQGVIAEVVRRNRVRNGLVYLQVTRGVARRDHVFPSPDTQPSIVITAKRTDPNASAARAAKGINVITVPENRWERVDIKSVGLLPNVMARQQAKEQGAQEAWFVDPDGTVKEGAATNAWIVTKDGVLVTRQAETGILRGITRTTIFDVAKKLGLKIEERGFSVEEAKRAREVFMTAATTVVMPIVAIDGESVANGHPGTIALSLREAFFDIAEKTPSC, from the coding sequence ATGTCCCGCATTGCCTATGTCAACGGTCAATATATCCCGCATGCCAGCGCCGGTGTTCATATTGAAGACCGTGGCTATCAGTTTGCCGATGGTGTTTACGAGGTCTGTGAAATTGCCCGTGGCAACATCATGGACATGACACGCCATCTTGATCGGCTTGGCCGGTCGCTTTCGGAACTCCGGATAGCCTGGCCAATGAACCGCAAGGCGCTGCAAGGTGTGATTGCCGAGGTTGTCAGGCGTAATCGTGTCCGCAATGGTCTGGTTTATCTGCAGGTCACGCGCGGTGTTGCCAGGCGCGACCACGTATTTCCTTCGCCTGATACGCAGCCGTCTATCGTCATCACTGCCAAACGCACTGATCCCAATGCCTCGGCTGCACGGGCCGCGAAGGGCATCAACGTCATCACCGTGCCGGAGAACCGCTGGGAGCGGGTGGATATTAAATCTGTCGGCCTTTTACCAAATGTTATGGCGCGCCAGCAGGCCAAGGAGCAGGGCGCTCAGGAAGCATGGTTTGTTGATCCTGATGGCACCGTAAAAGAGGGCGCAGCAACAAATGCGTGGATTGTCACCAAGGACGGTGTTTTGGTGACCAGACAGGCAGAAACCGGGATTTTACGCGGTATTACCCGCACAACCATCTTCGATGTGGCCAAAAAACTCGGGCTAAAGATCGAAGAACGCGGCTTTTCCGTCGAGGAAGCCAAGCGGGCGCGTGAGGTTTTCATGACGGCAGCCACAACAGTTGTCATGCCAATCGTTGCGATTGACGGCGAATCGGTGGCAAATGGACACCCGGGAACGATCGCACTTTCGTTACGAGAAGCGTTTTTTGACATTGCGGAAAAAACGCCATCCTGTTAA
- a CDS encoding lactonase family protein, protein MSKTYAFVGNLNRNALPDEGKGISVFSFDDKTGDLTLVSEYLAIDNPGYLAIDEKRKRLYAAVEIPSWNEGMAVAFDINPATGALSYINMQPTLGNTTCHLGFDQLGETIFASNYTVADLGERPGNAVAAFAIRADGGLEPAFAAAIHEGKNAILPTDKRQHGHCAVVSPDNRTVFVCDLGLDRIMAYKLPAKGGKLELAPMPFTQLPDGAGPRHLTFHPNGKIAYVINELNSTVSVLHYDPETAEMTLGQTLPSIPADFKDTNTCAEIAVSADGRFLYGSNRGHNSIVSYAIGADGSISLIGWTASQGLGPRNFVIDPSGKFMLVANQKGGGIAVFSRDIETGALEDTGKRVDLPTPMRIVFGQFE, encoded by the coding sequence ATGTCAAAGACTTACGCTTTTGTCGGCAACCTGAACCGCAATGCTTTGCCCGATGAGGGAAAGGGTATCAGCGTCTTCAGTTTTGATGACAAAACCGGTGATCTCACACTCGTCAGCGAGTATCTCGCCATCGACAATCCGGGCTATCTGGCCATTGATGAGAAGCGCAAACGTCTTTATGCAGCCGTTGAAATTCCCAGCTGGAACGAGGGCATGGCCGTTGCTTTTGATATCAACCCGGCAACGGGCGCGCTGTCCTATATCAATATGCAGCCGACGCTCGGCAATACGACCTGCCATCTCGGCTTTGACCAGTTGGGCGAAACCATCTTTGCTTCAAACTATACCGTCGCCGATCTTGGCGAGCGTCCGGGCAATGCGGTAGCTGCTTTCGCAATCCGCGCTGATGGTGGGCTGGAACCAGCTTTTGCTGCCGCTATCCATGAGGGCAAGAACGCAATCCTGCCCACGGACAAGCGCCAGCACGGTCATTGTGCGGTGGTCAGCCCTGATAACCGCACGGTATTTGTCTGCGATCTCGGCCTTGACCGGATCATGGCCTACAAGCTTCCGGCCAAAGGTGGAAAGCTTGAGCTGGCACCAATGCCGTTCACGCAGCTACCCGATGGAGCAGGGCCGCGCCATCTTACATTTCATCCGAATGGCAAAATAGCTTACGTTATCAATGAATTGAACAGTACTGTTTCAGTTCTTCATTATGATCCGGAAACCGCGGAAATGACGCTTGGCCAGACGCTTCCGTCTATCCCGGCAGACTTCAAGGACACCAATACCTGCGCTGAGATCGCCGTGAGTGCCGATGGCCGCTTCCTCTATGGATCGAACCGTGGGCACAACAGCATTGTCAGCTATGCGATTGGTGCCGATGGCAGTATTTCGCTGATCGGCTGGACAGCGTCACAGGGCCTTGGGCCGCGCAACTTTGTGATCGATCCATCGGGCAAATTCATGCTCGTGGCCAATCAAAAGGGGGGCGGTATCGCTGTATTCAGCCGCGATATCGAAACTGGCGCACTGGAAGACACCGGCAAGCGCGTCGACCTGCCAACACCCATGCGCATCGTCTTTGGTCAGTTCGAATAG